In Coffea arabica cultivar ET-39 chromosome 9e, Coffea Arabica ET-39 HiFi, whole genome shotgun sequence, the genomic window TCTCCTTCCAATAAGTCAAAACATTCAAATCTGGTTGTTGCTTACGATCTACTAGTCGCTCCTCAAGATACAACTTCAACTCAGATTTGTTACCATTAGCCCCTTGTTGAGATTGGTACACATCAAAACCCTGCAAATATCATAAATATTGAACGTTTAAGGTTATATAAAttgaaacaaaatacaaaaacatATGAATCGATTTTACTCACATCCATAAGATCTCTAGTTTGTCCATCATCACTATTAAAAGTACTCTCCATTGGTGCAGCAGTAATAGCAGTATTGTTCTTAAGAGTACTCTTCGAACAAATGAAACAACTTTTGTTTAATATTAAGAACCTTTTCATCCTATGATTGAGGATTCAACACAAAAAAGCAATATTCCACAAATTGGAGTTTGTAACGAGGATCCAAAATAATGGCAAATGATAAGATAACACTATAGCAGTCCCAATACTTTTGAAATTTGATCTTCATATTAGAAGCCATTTCACTAATCAAAACATCTGGACTATTGACTTCCTTATTTAAGAGACATTGAATCTTCCAAACATTGGGAAAGTATAAATTAGCTGTGGGGTATTTACTTCCCGAGAACAATAATGTCATATCATAGAAAAGCCTCAAAAACTCTACTATCTTTCCGACCCTATGCCATTCCTCTTCCGAAGGACACAACTTGTAATCATCATCCACATCTTGAAGTCGAGAAAATGCATGCCTAAAAAGTAAGGCCCT contains:
- the LOC113709929 gene encoding zinc finger BED domain-containing protein DAYSLEEPER-like; translated protein: MLERALLFRHAFSRLQDVDDDYKLCPSEEEWHRVGKIVEFLRLFYDMTLLFSGSKYPTANLYFPNVWKIQCLLNKEVNSPDVLISEMASNMKIKFQKMKRFLILNKSCFICSKSTLKNNTAITAAPMESTFNSDDGQTRDLMDGFDVYQSQQGANGNKSELKLYLEERLVDRKQQPDLNVLTYWKESRIRYPELSLMARDILSIHITTVASESAFSHGGRILGKLRTSMLPDNVEALLCS